Genomic segment of Acidobacteriota bacterium:
TGGTCGTCCAGGTGACGGCGGGCACCGTGCCCTGCGGCGATGCCGATGGTGACGGCTACAACGATGCGTCCTGCGGCGGAACCGATTGCAACGATTCCGACCCTTCCATTCACCCGGGAGCCGAGGAGATCTGTGGCGACGGCATCGACCAGGACTGCTCCGGCGCCGATCTCGAGTGTCCGCCGCCGTGCGGCGACGCCGACGGTGACGGCTACAACGATGCATCCTGCGGCGGCAACGATTGCAACGACTCCGACCCGTCCATCCACCCGGGGGCGGAAGACATCTGTGGAGACGGTATCGACCAGGACTGTTCGGGAGCTGATCTGGACTGCGGTCCGCCGTGCGGGGACGCCGACGGAGACGGGTACGAAGATGCCGCTTGCGGCGGCACCGACTGCAACGACAGCGATCCGCTCATTCACCCCGGTGCGGCGGAAACCTGCGGCGACGGCGTCGATCAGGATTGCTCCGGCGCCGACCTTTCCTGCGACGAGCCCCACGCAGGCCTGTCGTGGGCCGGTCCCGAGACCTGCCTGCAGTGCCACCAGTCCGAGGCCCTCCAGGTCCACGGTTCGGTGATGTACCAGTGGAAGGGCGAGACCCCGGACATGGTCAACGGCGGACCGCCTCAGGGCAAGATCGCAGGTGGAGTCAACAGCTACTGCATCAACATCCTCGGCAACTGGAACGTGTGCGGCAACTGCCACATCGGGCTCGGCGCAGAACCGAACGATGAAGCGACGCCGGAGGAGCTGGCGAATATCGACTGCATGATCTGCCACCAACAGGCGTACCGCCGCAAAAAGGTCGACGGCACCTTCGTACCGGACACCGACAACATGGCGATCAGCATGGACGAAGCGGCACGGACGGTGCACCGGCCGGTACGCTCGACCTGCCTCCAGTGTCACGCCAAAGCCGGCGGAGGTGATGCGGTGAAACGCGGCGATCTCACCCTGGCCCAGGGCAGCACCACCGATTTCGAGTTCGACGTCCACATGGCCACCACCGGCGCCAATCTCGAGTGCCAGGCCTGCCACACCTTCACCGAGCACCGGGTCGCCGGAAAGGGCTCTGATCTTCGGCCCACGGATTCCGCAGCGATCCTGGAATGTGCCAACTGTCACGCGGACATGGCCTCAGGCGAGCACGAAGGGGAGTCAATTGACCGGCATACGGACAGAGTCGCCTGTCAAACCTGTCATATTCCGACCTACGCCAAGGACGCCAGCGACAGTGAGGCGACCGAGGCCACCGAGGTCCACCGGACGTGGCTCGGCACCCACAGCACGAGCGCGCCCTTCCACCCGATCATGGACAAGGCGAACGATCTGGTGCCCGAGTACCGCTTCTGGAACCGTCTCAGCGACAACTACCTGCTCGGCGACGTGGCGACGGTGGACTCGCACACCGGCAGGTACCCTACCTCGCGTCCACTCGGAGACGTCGCTGATGCCGACGCCAAGCTGTACGCCTTCAAGTACAAGACCGCTCTGCAGCCGATCACCAACGACACCAGCCAACTGATCGCACTGGATACGAGTGTCTTCTTCGCGACTTCTGATGCCGATGCGGCGACCAGGCAGGGCCTGGCAAACATGGGTCTCTCGACCGAGACGGCATACTCGTGGGTCGAGACCGACACCTATCAGATGCTCAACCACCAGGTCAGTCCGTCGGGCCAGGCGCTGCAGTGCAACGACTGCCACGGCAGCACCAGCCGCATGGACCTGCAGGGCGAGCTCGGATACGGCCTGAAGGCGTCGACGTCGGTGCTCTGCGTTCAGTGCCACGAGCGCAAATCCTCGGAAGGTTTCACCAAGACCCACGAAAAACACGTCAAGGACAAGAGGTACGACTGTTCCTGGTGCCACCAGTTCAGCCGGCCCGAGCGAGGCCTGCGAATGCCGTAAACCAACGTGCGGTCATGATCGACAGGGCCGGCCCGGAGGGGTCGGCCTTTTTTTGCCCAACCGCCCGCCCGATTCTCGATGCTGGATGCTCGATCCGCACGCCCGCCCGATTCTCGATGCTGGATGCTGGATGCTCGATCCGCCCGCCCGCCCGATGTTGGATGTTGGATGGTGGATGTTCGATGTTTGATATTTGATATTGGATATTGGATAGGCGATTCGCCCCACACCCATGGCGTTGTCATTCCGAGCGAGGCCGGAGGCGACACCCCCCGTTGTCATCCCGACCGAGGGCCCGAAGGGCCCGAGCGGAGGGATCTATGGGGCGGGCGTGGGCTGAAGCGCGCTCCTGCATTGCCCAAAGATTTCTCCGCTCGCTCTCTACGTTCGCTCGGTCGAAATGACAGAAGAAAAAAGAGGCCGTTCGCTCGGTCGAAATGACAAACGGAGGTGTTTTCACTCGCTCGGTCGGAATGACAGACGGAAGATCGAACCAGGTGGCGGAGGTTCAGGGAGTCAGCATCTGGTCGAGGAAACGGTAGAGAGTGGCCCGCGAGACCTCGAGCACCTTGGCCGCCTCGCTCTTGTTGCCGCCGGTTTTGTCCAGGGCCGCGACCACCGCTTCTTTGGTCAGCCCCTTGCGGCGGCCGACCTTCGACGCCGCGTGCACGCTGGTCAGCCGGATGTTCGGCGGCAGGTGCTCAACGCGGAGCACGTCGCCCTTGCATTTGATCCACGCGAACTGGAGCACGTTCTGCAGCTCGCGCACGTTGCCCGGCCAGCTGAAGGCCCTGAACACCTCGAGCACCTCGTCCGATATCGTGACCCGGCGCCCGCCTTCCGTAGCGGACGACCTCGCCAGGAAATGCTCCGCAAGCAGGGGAATGTCGTCGGACCGTTCTCTGAGCGGCGGAATCACGATGGGTACGACGCACAGGCGATAGAAAAGATCCTCGCGGAAACGGCCGGCGCGCACCTCTTCCTCGAGGTTCTTGTTGGTGGCGCACAGCACCCGCGCATCGACAGCTTTGGTGGTATCGCTGCCGACCGGCTCGAAGGTGCCCTCCTGGAGAACCCGCAGGAGCTTCACCTGAATGGCCGGCGCGAGCTCCGCCACCTCGTCGAGGAAGATCGTGCCGCCGTCGGCGAGCTCGAATCTCCCCTTGCGATCCCTGACCGAGCCGGTATACGCGCCCTTGACGTGGCCGAAGAGCTCGCTCTCGAGGAGACCTTCCGGCAGAGCGGCGCAGTTCACGGTGACGAAATTTCTGTCGGCCCGCTGACCGTGATCGTGGATGGCGCGGGCAACCAGCTCCTTGCCGACGCCACTCTCACCGAGGATGGCGACCGGAACGTCGACCTCCGCGACCTCGCGAATACTCTCGAACAAGTCGAACATCGCCTGCGTGTTGCCGACAATGCCGGCAAAGATGCCTTCGCCGCGCATGGCTTCCCGCAGGCCATTGAGCTCGGTGATGTCCTCGAGAATCACGATCGCCAGACGCCCGTCCTTTCGATCGAGTGGCCTGGCCGAGATCATCAGGGTCAGCTCCCGAACTTCGCCGTCGGCTTGAAATTCGAACTGGCAGCGACGGCGATCGACCTTTCCTCCATCCAGCGCCTCGTCAATGGTCGGCCGCAGCTGGCATGTGATGCACTCGTCGAGCGTGCCGCAAGAGTTTGGTTGCTCGATGGCGCGGGGGCAATCCAGGGCGTCCCCCGGGCACACGTCGATGATCGTCTCCCTGGCGCCCGCGAAATCCCTCTCCAGTGCACGGTTGACCATGCGGATCTTCTGATCGCTGTCAACGACCATCACCGGCGCGGGGATGGTCTCGAAGAGCGAGTTGAGAAACTCGCTCTCCTCGGCCAGCTCTCGGCGGGCTTCGGCCACCTTCTGGTCGAACTCGTGCTTGCTGGTGCCGATCTCGATGGCGATACGTAGGTCCGATTCGTCGAACGGCTTGAGAATGTAGCCGAACGGGCCGACCAGCTTGGCCCGGGTGAGCGTCTCGTCGTCGGCGAAGGCGGTGAGGAAGACCACCGGAATATCGAGGCGCTGGTGAATCTCCTCGGCCGCGGTGATGCCGTCGATCTCGCCGTCCAGACGTATATCCATCAGCACGAGATCCGGGTGATGCTGCTCGGCGAGGGAGATCGCCTCCTCACCAGAGGTGGCCCATCCTGCGACCTGGTGCCCGATTCTGGCGATCGAGCTTTGAATATCCTGCGCAACGACACCCTCGTCCTCGACCACGAGAATGCTGTGTCGGGTCATCGGGACCACCCGCGTTGACTTGAGACAATTCTGCTCGTCATCGGCCGGGCACGACGACACACCACCTGCATCAAAGGCCTTTCCGCACAACACGTGACATGAACGATACGTTTGCTGTACATTCGCGACACATGATTATACCCGGAACCTGCGTTGCCGCCTTGCCGTCGGCCCCTGGATGACGGAAAAAATCCTCATCCTCGAGGACGAGAGCATCACCGCTCTCCACCTCCGCTCCCTTCTCGAGGGTTGGGGCTACGCGGTTACGGCAGTTCTCGACACGGCCGACGGCATTACGGATGTCATCGATAAGGATCTCCCGGACCTGGTGTTGATGGACATCCGCTTGAAGGGTGAAACCGACGGCATCGAGGCCGCCCGCCTCATCCACGATCGATTCGGTATCCCCGTGGTCTTCCTCTCCGCGCATAACGATGATGCGACCCGACGAAGGGTCGAACAGAGCTCCGCCTACCGCCTCGTCGTCAAGCCGTTCGAAAGCCAGGAACTGTACGTCGCGGTCAAGGCTGCCCTGCACAGAAAGTGCATCGAACAGGCCTTGTCACAGGATGCTGCGGGTGCGCCGCCCGAGCTGCCGCGTCTCGGTGATGCGGTGATGGCCACCGATGCCCAGGGACGAATCCTCTACATGAACGAGCGGGCGGAGAAACTGACCGGCTGGGAGGATCTCGACGCGTTCGAGCACGAGGCGACCGACGTGATTCGTTTGAATCTTGCGGACGACGGCAGCCTCGTCGAACATCCGGTATCGAGCATCCTCAACGATCCCCACGCCAGCGACAGGCAGCTCGACTCGATCCTGACCTCGAAAACGGGTGCGCATCATCCGATCAGGTACCAGGTGAGTTCGATCCGGGACTCGTCGGGAGAGTCACTCGGCGCGGTAGTCACAATTCGCCGGCGGCGAGAACTTCGGTTGGACGCCGCCGGTGCGTCCGGCGATGGTCTGTTCGATCCCGCCACCGGACTCGTAACCCGAGACATCCTCGTCGACTACCTCGATACCGCAATCGCCCGCGCCCGAAGCCGTCAGACGATGGTCGGCATCTTTCTGGCGCGCTTTGATGATTTCGCCAGACTCTCCACCGAGCTCGGCCAGGAGGCCACCAACGAACTGCTCGCGTCGGCGGCATTTCGCCTTTGCGACTCGGTGCGCACCTCCGACTCGGTGGCTCGAATTCGCGAAGATATGTTCGCGGTCATCCAGCC
This window contains:
- a CDS encoding sigma-54-dependent Fis family transcriptional regulator — protein: MTRHSILVVEDEGVVAQDIQSSIARIGHQVAGWATSGEEAISLAEQHHPDLVLMDIRLDGEIDGITAAEEIHQRLDIPVVFLTAFADDETLTRAKLVGPFGYILKPFDESDLRIAIEIGTSKHEFDQKVAEARRELAEESEFLNSLFETIPAPVMVVDSDQKIRMVNRALERDFAGARETIIDVCPGDALDCPRAIEQPNSCGTLDECITCQLRPTIDEALDGGKVDRRRCQFEFQADGEVRELTLMISARPLDRKDGRLAIVILEDITELNGLREAMRGEGIFAGIVGNTQAMFDLFESIREVAEVDVPVAILGESGVGKELVARAIHDHGQRADRNFVTVNCAALPEGLLESELFGHVKGAYTGSVRDRKGRFELADGGTIFLDEVAELAPAIQVKLLRVLQEGTFEPVGSDTTKAVDARVLCATNKNLEEEVRAGRFREDLFYRLCVVPIVIPPLRERSDDIPLLAEHFLARSSATEGGRRVTISDEVLEVFRAFSWPGNVRELQNVLQFAWIKCKGDVLRVEHLPPNIRLTSVHAASKVGRRKGLTKEAVVAALDKTGGNKSEAAKVLEVSRATLYRFLDQMLTP
- a CDS encoding EAL domain-containing protein gives rise to the protein MTEKILILEDESITALHLRSLLEGWGYAVTAVLDTADGITDVIDKDLPDLVLMDIRLKGETDGIEAARLIHDRFGIPVVFLSAHNDDATRRRVEQSSAYRLVVKPFESQELYVAVKAALHRKCIEQALSQDAAGAPPELPRLGDAVMATDAQGRILYMNERAEKLTGWEDLDAFEHEATDVIRLNLADDGSLVEHPVSSILNDPHASDRQLDSILTSKTGAHHPIRYQVSSIRDSSGESLGAVVTIRRRRELRLDAAGASGDGLFDPATGLVTRDILVDYLDTAIARARSRQTMVGIFLARFDDFARLSTELGQEATNELLASAAFRLCDSVRTSDSVARIREDMFAVIQPDLEHAEGAVILGDKLVRLFREPFDLGAREITATASIGSAIYPVDSKDPNELLGNAEAAADRTGGRDQLRFYSSKIDSMIAEERDLGVDLDRAIQDSQFEILFQPLFDLSSERVVGVEARVQWNHPEQGAIPAESFLPVAERHGVSRSITEWTLSEVLNQGVTLQTISPNIRICLPLTGSEIRRRGLVSLLLGILTDTGIEARHLSLELNEDVLVTQPPLTTHLNLQRLSQLGVGLTLAKYGFSHASMMSFRRTPVQRVKIDRSLIEAVVHEREAQAIVRAIIDLARSGGLEIAADGIENESQWRWLRYHGCEFGQGDLLAEFMTGRQVFDLLVDRTR